In Esox lucius isolate fEsoLuc1 chromosome 6, fEsoLuc1.pri, whole genome shotgun sequence, the following proteins share a genomic window:
- the kcnj2a gene encoding inward rectifier potassium channel 2a gives MGSVRANRYSIVSSEERGMKLATAAVPNGYGNGKAKVHTRHQPQSRFVKKDGHCNVQFINVSEKGQRYLADIFTTCVDIRWRWMFVIFCLAFLLSWLFFGCVFWLVAIIHGDLDNNAQKCVSNVSSFTAAFLFSIETQTTIGYGYRYVTDECPVAVFMVVFQSIVGCIIDAFIIGAVMAKMAKPKKRNETLVFSHNATVAMRDNKLCLMWRVGNLRKSHLVEAHVRAQLLKSRTTAEGEFIPLDQMDIDVGFDSGVDRIFLVSPITIVHEVDEDSPFYNMSKQDLEMSEFEIVVILEGMVEATAMTTQCRSSYLASEILWGHRFEPVLFEEKSYYKVDYSRFHKTYEVPSTPLCSARDLAEKKLILSNSNSFCYENEVELTNKEEMDEGNGGSVGPDITQTDSISNSEHNQATVPLEPRPLRRESEI, from the coding sequence ATGGGAAGCGTGCGAGCCAACCGCTACAGCATAGTGTCTTCGGAAGAGCGCGGCATGAAGTTGGCCACCGCAGCGGTGCCCAACGGGTACGGGAATGGCAAGGCCAAGGTGCATACGCGGCACCAGCCCCAGAGCCGCTTCGTCAAGAAGGACGGCCACTGCAACGTGCAGTTCATTAATGTCTCAGAGAAGGGCCAACGTTACCTTGCCGACATCTTCACCACCTGTGTGGACATCCGCTGGCGGTGGATGTTTGTCATCTTCTGTCTGGCCTTCTTGCTATCATGGCTGTTCTTCGGCTGCGTCTTCTGGCTGGTCGCCATCATCCACGGCGACCTGGACAACAACGCCCAGAAGTGCGTCTCCAACGTGAGCAGTTTCACCGCTGCTTTTCTGTTCTCCATCGAGACCCAGACCACCATCGGCTACGGCTACCGTTACGTAACCGACGAGTGTCCCGTGGCAGTCTTCATGGTGGTCTTCCAGAGCATCGTGGGCTGCATCATCGACGCCTTCATCATCGGGGCCGTCATGGCTAAGATGGCCAAGCCCAAGAAGAGAAACGAGACGCTGGTGTTCAGCCACAACGCCACGGTGGCCATGAGGGACAACAAACTGTGTCTGATGTGGCGTGTGGGGAATCTGCGGAAAAGCCACCTGGTGGAGGCGCATGTCCGAGCTCAGCTTCTCAAGTCTCGTACCACAGCAGAGGGAGAGTTCATCCCCCTGGACCAGATGGACATAGATGTGGGCTTCGACAGTGGAGTCGACCGCATCTTTCTGGTTTCACCCATCACTATTGTCCACGAGGTTGACGAGGACAGCCCGTTCTACAACATGAGCAAGCAGGACCTGGAGATGTCGGAGTTTGAGATCGTGGTGATCCTGGAGGGGATGGTGGAGGCCACGGCCATGACCACCCAGTGTCGCAGCTCGTACCTGGCCAGCGAGATCCTGTGGGGCCACCGCTTCGAGCCGGTGCTCTTTGAGGAGAAGAGCTACTACAAGGTGGACTACTCTCGCTTTCACAAGACCTACGAGGTGCCCAGCACCCCGCTTTGCAGCGCCAGAGACTTGGCAGAGAAAAAATTAATCCTGTCCAACTCTAACTCCTTCTGCTACGAGAACGAGGTGGAGTTGACTAACAAGGAGGAGATGGACGAGGGGAACGGGGGCAGTGTGGGCCCGGACATtacccagacagacagtatcTCAAACTCTGAGCATAACCAGGCTACCGTGCCACTGGAGCCCAGGCCCCTGAGGCGAGAATCTGAAATATGA